The segment CGCGAAACCATCGCCCATGTCCGGCATGCAGGAACAGAGAGAAGCCTGGAGGCGGCATGAACGAAATGGTGTTGATCGGTGGCTACGCGCTGGCTTTGGGCGCGTTTTTGTTGTGGGGAGGGCGGAACCTGCCGGCCGAGCGTTGGCAGATGCTGGCCAGTCTGCCCGTGGCCAAGAAC is part of the Deltaproteobacteria bacterium genome and harbors:
- a CDS encoding prolipoprotein diacylglyceryl transferase → MNEMVLIGGYALALGAFLLWGGRNLPAERWQMLASLPVAKN